CATAATGGAAGCGGACGCCTTCGAAATTGCACACCCCGTACCGAGAAAACTGATGTCTTCAATAACATCCGCATCGATATTGATATAGGCTGTCATCTTATCCCCGCAAAGAGGATTGAATCCTTCAGACTTGTGATTAGCACCTTCAATTTCTCTAAAATTGCGTGGATTCTGGTTATGGTCAAGAATTAGCTCTTGGTACAGGTCTCTCAAGTCATTGCTTGGAATCGAATCAGTCACAGAACGGTGAGCTCCTTACCTGTGTCACGTAACCAGTTAGAGAGTGTGGTCTGGCAATGTTCTCTTACGGCTGGCGGTTCAATCTTATCCAGGACTTCGTTGGCGAAACCGCTGGTCATCAACGTTTGTGCTGTTGCTGGATCGATCCCTCTGGAACGAAGATAGAAAAGGGCATCCACATCCAGCTGGCCGGTGGAAGAGCCGTGCGTACATTTGACGTCGTCAGCATAGATTTCAAGCTGTGGATTTGAATTCATGGTTGCATTGTCGCTTAACAGAAGATTTTTATTTTTCTGATCAGCATCGATCTGCTGAGCCCCTGATCTGACCATAGCTCGCCCGTTGAACACCCCTTCGGCGCGATCAGCAAGGATGTACTTGAACAGCACCAGGCTGCTTACCTGTTCCACCTGGTGATCTACATTAATGTGGTAATCCAAGTGCTGATCTTCGCGCGCCAGACACAGCCCCCTCAGAATGGCACAGGCGTCAGGGCCGCTCAGATTAACTTGAACATCATTCCTGTGAAGAGAGGATCCGCTGGCCATATGCTGAGAATTGACTGTTGCCCCCGATTCCAACTGATAGTGGGTAGAGGCCAGATGAGCAGCTGTCCTGCTCTCATCCTGAATCCGGATATGACAGATGTTGCTGTTCCTGCCCAGTCTGAATACCGTAACGGCATTATTCCAGTAAGCGGTCTCGCCTTCACCCCGGTAGTGTTCTACAATGGTACAACGGCTGTCATTATCGGCTTCAATAACAAGGCGGGGATGATTCATGATGGGCTCGGCCGGATTTGTAATAAGAAACGAAATCCGCAGATACGTATTCTCAGGCATATTGCTGGAAATTCGTATGAACAGACCTGTATTCATAAAAGCTGTGTTGAGGAAGGCAAAAGGGCTCGGTCCGGCAGCAAAACCGTTGCAGACGTTGGACGGCTCCTCAAGGTAAGCATCCAGCAGTGTACGCACTTCAATACCTTCGGGTACTTCAGACAGTTGAGGCTGGTAATGACCGTTGACAAACAACAGTGTAGGGACGGCGAGAGCATCAATACAGCTTTCTACAGAGGCCGGCAGGTCCTGGGATCCCGTGAGGCGAAATTTGGCCTTCTCCACTGCTGCCGTACCAGTAAATCTCCACTCTTCCCAGTTACGTGCGGGAAAGCCGATTTCATGGAACTGACCGAATGCCTGGTTTCGCAGATCTTTGAGGGACTGCGGTTCGTGGTTACTTGCCGTGAGATGGGCGCTGAATTGATCTTCGAGATAACTCATTTTATCTGCGCCGGCACTTCCTCCTCAAGCCAGGAGTAACCTTTCTCTTCCAGCTCAACAGCCAGCTCTTTACCGCCGGATCTGATGATACGTCCGCTCATTAATACGTGAATGTGCTCAGGCTGCATGTACTGGAGGATCCTCTGATAATGGGTGATGACGAGAACTGCCCGCGCTTCATCCCTGAATTTGTTAACACCGTCTGCTACGATCTTGACAGCGTCAATATCAAGTCCCGAATCAGTCTCATCTAGAACTGCGAGACTTGGTTCCAGCGTCAGCATCTGCAGAATTTCATTACGTTTCTTTTCGCCCCCTGAGAAGCCCTGGTTGATGGATCGGCTGAGGTAACTCTCATCCATCTGCACCAGTTTGAGCTTTTCCTTGATGAGGGTGAGAAAATCGATGGCATCCAGCTCTTCCAGTCCGCGATGTTTTCTGACAGCGTTCAGGGCCGATTTGAGAAAATAGGCGACGTTTACACCGGTGATGACCACGGGATACTGGAATGAAAGAAAAACGCCTTCCAGTGCCCGCTGTTCAATACTCATTTCCATCAGGTTCTTGCCGTTGTAAAGGATTTCACCTTCCGTAACTTGGTACGTTTCACGGCCTACTATAACCTGCGCCAGT
This is a stretch of genomic DNA from Candidatus Neomarinimicrobiota bacterium. It encodes these proteins:
- the sufC gene encoding Fe-S cluster assembly ATPase SufC, with translation MLEIRNLHVAVEDKEILRGVNLTVNAGELHAIMGPNGSGKSTLAQVIVGRETYQVTEGEILYNGKNLMEMSIEQRALEGVFLSFQYPVVITGVNVAYFLKSALNAVRKHRGLEELDAIDFLTLIKEKLKLVQMDESYLSRSINQGFSGGEKKRNEILQMLTLEPSLAVLDETDSGLDIDAVKIVADGVNKFRDEARAVLVITHYQRILQYMQPEHIHVLMSGRIIRSGGKELAVELEEKGYSWLEEEVPAQIK
- a CDS encoding SUF system NifU family Fe-S cluster assembly protein is translated as MTDSIPSNDLRDLYQELILDHNQNPRNFREIEGANHKSEGFNPLCGDKMTAYINIDADVIEDISFLGTGCAISKASASIMTTILKGKTVAETKKIFKQFHLMVTTGDADTQDLGKLAVLAGVHKFPARVKCATLAWHTVKNSLDGMTEIATTE
- the sufD gene encoding Fe-S cluster assembly protein SufD; protein product: MSYLEDQFSAHLTASNHEPQSLKDLRNQAFGQFHEIGFPARNWEEWRFTGTAAVEKAKFRLTGSQDLPASVESCIDALAVPTLLFVNGHYQPQLSEVPEGIEVRTLLDAYLEEPSNVCNGFAAGPSPFAFLNTAFMNTGLFIRISSNMPENTYLRISFLITNPAEPIMNHPRLVIEADNDSRCTIVEHYRGEGETAYWNNAVTVFRLGRNSNICHIRIQDESRTAAHLASTHYQLESGATVNSQHMASGSSLHRNDVQVNLSGPDACAILRGLCLAREDQHLDYHINVDHQVEQVSSLVLFKYILADRAEGVFNGRAMVRSGAQQIDADQKNKNLLLSDNATMNSNPQLEIYADDVKCTHGSSTGQLDVDALFYLRSRGIDPATAQTLMTSGFANEVLDKIEPPAVREHCQTTLSNWLRDTGKELTVL